The Myripristis murdjan chromosome 17, fMyrMur1.1, whole genome shotgun sequence DNA segment CAGAAAAGGGAACTTGAGAGTTGCGAGTGTGGGATGATAAAGACTTCACTGTGAAGACTCAGACCTCGACCCAGAGCAGTGGCATCTTGTCTGGTAAGATCACTGGTTTTGACTGACCAACATTTTTGAGACgaaattgtattttaaaaatgatatagAAAGTGACCAAATGCTTGCCTTGcctacatgattttttttttttttaacaacgaTTCTTATGATCTATTGCAGGTCGTGGAGACGATTATGCATTTTGATCCTTTTGGCAAAAATATACAgaattagttattattattattatttatgatgaATGAAGCTGTGTTACACATGGATTACTGCTGGCATTACATGAACAATAGTTTAAATCTAGTAACCTTTTTTGAACTGGAAAACATTCAGTGCACCTAGTAAAGCTGTGGAAAATTAATCTCTTTGTCTGTACAATAGTTTGAACAGGGCCTACATTCTAAACCTTTAGatattatatgtttatatattaaaaatcaTTATATAGTAGTGTGAGCAATGTCATATAGTCACTCAATTCACACTGTCTACTTTCAGATTTGCAGATCATGAGCAACGAAACTTGTGTACCAGGGAACCTTACAGACTGTGGGAGGCCACCCCAGTCATCTGCAGGTCTGGCTGTGGGCCTGACTTTCCTTTTTCTGGCGCTTGGGATCGccgctgctgtggctgtgtacACACAGAGGGATAAACTCAGGAATATGTTGCAGCTTGGACAAGGAAGAAGCCAGAAGAAGGaagagcacacagacacaccacaaaACAATTCCAGTCAGTACACCAGCATGATTAGAGCTCCGTCTGAGAACCAGGCCCCTATCTATGAAAACTACACGGGTCAAAATGCTGGCAACAGAACTATGTCGGACATGGACCGGTAAGCCAcgtttaaaatgttaatgaaaatGCCTGTAACTTTTAATTTGTAACAAAGCATTTTCTATGCGCATGTGGCCCACTCCTGTGTAAATTTAGACTGTTTCTGGTCACTGCCCAATTAGAGGAAGGAGACACAGTCTACAGATAAACTGTGTTTGTGAAACTGCAGTTGTCCAAAAAGACACCAGCGGAAACAGATTATGAAATACTGCCAGTTTTAAATTTCCCCACTTTGCGCAATGCTGTTGTAATATATGCCTCCAATTTTGGCTGCATCAGAAGTTGTCTGTTGGTTGAGaccatttaaaatgtattaatccAGTCTACCATCTGATGACTCAGTGCTGGAGTTTTTCTCTTAATATGAACAGCTGGAGAACGGGACTTCACACAGCTCATGTAATATTTATCTTGTGGGGCAACCATGAAGAGTCTTCCTAGTCAGGAGAAATCAGGCGTACGTTTTCAGGGAAACATGTTGTGTTATGGATACTATTCATTGCACTGATTGTTCTCCATAGGTCACACGGTGAACCTGAAGAGGACGTGTACTTGGAGTGTGATTCACCAGATGATGCAATATACAGCAATGACCCGGCCCTTAACCTTGACATACTCCCAGACTCCCAAGAAGAAGACCTTTATGTCGTACCGGATGGTTTGTGAGACACATCTGTGCTAATATTAGAataatttctttctctttataCCATAAGCAATGGCATAAAGGGCAAGGTGGAGCAATAATACACCAGCATGAGTGCTTTTTGGTACATCTGAGCTGCAAGCACAAAACAATATTGTCTGTGGCATTATGTATATTCGATACAAACCATGCATATGTTTTATAGATATTTATTATTGCAGTTATTACTCAAAATCCATAAAGTTATGCATGAAATCATATTTATGGACTGTGGACAGTTAAGGAGGGATGAAAGAACACACACTTTGTACAATCATTAtgaaacatttttgtaaaataaaaaaaaaagacaaatttttcATGCCAGCTTTGAAGAAAAATTTTCCTGTATGCTGGTGTTTTTATtacttgtttgtgcatgttttttttttttttttttttttttttttttttgcatggttgTTTGCAGTCATGTTTGACATGCAGTCAAAGTCAACACATCTTCCCAGCAAATTGAGCTGATTGCTTTTGCCACCTTCATGATCTGTGTTTCTCCCTGGCTGGGTGTGGAGTTGTTGATTAATTGCTTCGTCTTTGAGCTTCTGCTTTTGTGCAAATACAGAGCAGCACAGTTGCAAGGAGCCAGTGTTGTGAGGGTAAAATGTTCATTCATTCTGCATTCATATTCTGCATTTCAATGTTTTTGGTTCTGTGCAGTCACAGCTGAATCCCACAATGGCAAAATATTACACTCTGTTTTGTAACTTAGTCTGCTCAGTGatttataaaaataagaaaaattagtaaaattatcttcttttttaaaaatgctcttTCAAGCCCTAATGAAGCACAGTGTAAATTATGCACTTCATCTTAATTGTGTTGAAGCCAGTTCACTGAATGAAGGCTGATTCTCTTCTCTCTGAGATTATAAATAAGCCAAGAGCAGCCAGAGGAGCGATCACTCTCTGATAAAGGCAAAAAATTTTAAGATGAATAGTTTATTAactgaagaggagagagaaagatacaaTTAGAGCCCTCATgttgaatgaaaacatgaaaataactCTCAGAACATGCTATACAGTCTCTATTGCCTCTACAAACATTTGAGATCGTGTTGGTCCGTTTCATACAAAATTCCATCCAttctgttttctcaaaaatatcAGATAAATTTCCACAGCAAATTAGATTTTAGGGGAGATTTGAGGGtggtaaaaaataatttacGGCAATATTTGGTTGCTCTGACAGAAGAGCCCTTCCCTCCCACCAAACACAGGCTCTCAGGGCAGGCGTGGCTGTAGCTAAAAAATTAATACAATTAAACTGGAAGTGTCTATCTCCAACATGTTTCAGGAGGTGGCTCAACAAAATGCTTTCTATTGCTAAGATGGAAAAGATTCATTTTAGCAAAGTGAATTCACAAAACTCTCTCCTGAAGGTGAGGGCATTGCTCCATTTTTGACATTGTTTGATCTGTGAAACTCATGAGCTTTGCTGCTACGTTGTATCTTTATTCTGTGTAAACTCTGCCCTATTCTGCATACTGATGGATATTTTGGCGGTCCCCCACCAaccaaaatgtgtgtatgtgttgttgaaaaaaagaagagaaaatgatgtaattaaaaataaacaaataactaaaACTATACTCATTTATCAGCTCATCATCCATTTCattaaacacaaactgaaaagatgtacagtatgtataagTCATATAGGAATATTATGTAATGCACAATGCAGGatcagtgcagaaaaaaagcagaacgTGGAAAACGTGATAACATGAGCACACAAAACTAAATAACATGAAAGGTACTAAACCAGCAGGTCTTGGTCTGCATGAACAAATGGTTTACACTATTTTATatggttatttaaaaaattccGTATTAGTTCAAAAGAGACATTGAAATAAAGGGAACATCCCTCATTTCAAATCAAGATCATTGTGTCAAATTTTATATTGACTtgagacaaaaagacagatgcTCAGAAAAAGATGTAATAGTGTCGGGGATGGGCTGAGTGTTACAGTTTACAGACAAtaacttcttgtttttctttgtttttgccatttatATTGTTTACTGTCATCCCAGACTTGACTTTGGAAACGGCTCTCTAGACAGGCTGTTTGAGCTGCTCACCACCAGGATGAGAGCGAGAAGAAATCCGAGGCCAATGAGTTCAGGCTGTCTACCTTCAGAAAGGCTTGACAAATATCGTCCCTAATTCTTTTATACTTGTATACTTTGGGTGGTACTGCAACTCCAGACCTTTCAAAATCTAAGATTGAGGACATTTACATCAGTCCTCGGTTGTGTAACAACTGAGGATGTCATCCttgaaacaaagaaacaaatgggTAGTAACgggcaaaaacaaagaaacgaACGAACAGTTACTGGACACAGGTGCACGTTTACCTTATTAAAAGTGTAATTACAGtaaacatttgtgtgtgcagctaATGACTAATTGCCTATTTATTCAGTTGCCTATTTATTCAATCTTCAGGGTCACTTGATATGCCCCACCCATTCATACATCTACTTTATTAATGGAGAAAACAACATATGTTCATACTCCAGTGACCTTTATCCATCCAGAGATAAAACTATAAATCACTCATTAGGGGGTGGTGGAGGTGTTACTCAGAATATTCAATCTGTAATTGATAGTATTGTAGGGGAACTCACAGGCCatttccgctttgaacaaaaaatgGCTAACTAAATAACACCATACACATGATGACATTATGTTAACTGCTCCCAAACTCCAAAGTGTTGAACAGCGTTTTTTAGattttctctctcagttcatTTTTGTGGTGTTAATTCACAGCATTTTCTTTTCCTAGATAAATCAAAGATACGGCGACCACACTTATCGTGTTATATCTCACATCAGTATTTGTTCTTTCTCAAATAACTTATCTCAACAGCATTGAAAAGCCATTATTACAGACACAACCTTTGATAATTtgcaatgaaaatgcatttacagTATCGTCGTTGATATGTAATCTGAACAGCCCTGAGTTTATACAGCAGGtagctgtctttttttctctgttactAATTCCCTTTTTCCCTGTCATAGAGAATTTGCAGTCATGTTCGTTCTGTCCCCCGGATCATGTGTCAAGGCCATGCAAATATCGCTCCAAGGTCAGAGCTGGAGATAGAAGGTGTCATATCTTTACATGGTGACTTCATTGGCACACCCTAACCTTGAAAACTCACTGCACTACATAATTTAATGTGAAGTTGCAATCACCGTGTTATGGTGGCTGACACTGATATTTCTGTGGATAAATGACAAATATGAGAATAATATCAGGCAAGTTTGTTTATTAGACAAATTGGAAATACAATGATTATTAGAAATACATGCTGCCCATATTAGAGTGCAACAATCCagtatgaataaaacatttattcatgtgTTCACATAAATATTGAAATGTGTAAGACAGCACAAACTACTGCAATTTTAATATTAAGTGTCCAAACTAAAACTCACTAAAACTGcatgataaattaaatagaaaaacTATTCATAGCACTAAATATTATAACAcaataacataacacaacaatgaccaaaaaaacacaaatatagttttaagacttttaaataaaacaataaataactaCATTTTCAAAGACAAAGATATAAAGGAACAGAGCTACAGTTTGACATCCAATGCAAAACAGTCAGACACAGTCAGTCGCTCTATGCAACAGTAACATGTTTCTGTGGATGATTGGAATTTGAATTTAGTTAAGCGCTGAAAACAATGATagtgatgctgcagctgcaactatgtaacacattattttatatttgcaaAAAGGGATAGACACAATTTTAAATGTCTAGGATGACTTCTTGCAGGCTTGCTGGACTTCAGAGCTACTCAGGCACAGTAACATTTACTGACAATCAGGTCATCGAAGGGCGTCAGCTTCAACTTTCCCTGACTGTCATAGTGCATGAGGACCATGGGCTCATAGGCCGCAGGCACGCAGCAGGGATGAGGTGTCCCTCCTTTGGTTATCTGGTGCAGACGAGATTTAACCTGAGTGTGCATGCTGGCTGGCTTGTAGTTGTGGGGGCAGGTGCCATCACAGAAATGCATGGTGTAGGAAGCCGGGGCAACCACCCAGTCTGACCAGCCAATGTCTTTGAACGACACGTTTATAGCCTTACGGCAGCAGTAGCCTTCCTCGTCACAGATGTCTTCTTTGTTGGAACGAGGTCGCCTCCTGCTTCTGGCTGGCCCGGACTGCAGGAGGTCTATCTCCAGAGCGATGCTCAGACGTGCAGTGTGGTCACGTCTTTTACCTGCAGCCACCCCCACATCCACAACTAATGACTGATCAGCATCACTCCGCCACCTCTCCACCTCAGGCATGATGTCCAAAGTTACATCTTGAGTGCTGGAGGCATTTGcgtggtctgtgtgtgtcacttcAGCAGAATTTATTGGCTTCATTCCATTGACATTAACTTGAATGTCTTGTCTTCTCTCAGGctgcatgggtgtgtgtttatctaAAATCTGTCTGGAAATCTTCAGCTCTGCCCGAGTtagtgtcagctgagtctggAGATTTGCATTCTTATGGAAAATGGCTCTGTACCATTGTAAGCGCTGACCCGTCTTGGGGTGTTCTTCACTCTTCCAAATCACTTTTATCGGCTCCACTGAGGGGAAagatacaaaaagaaagaagagacgCTGTTATGGCGAAGTATGAGTTGCATTTAGGAAACAGTCAGACGATTCCTATCTTTCACTACTGCATGAACAACAAGCGCATAAGTATTTATAACCATGTATTTATAGCTGTTGCTTTTGTCTGCATCTGCAAAGGTAAACTCACGCAACAAGATTTTTTTGGAAGCAATAAGCAGTAGAGTTTCCAGCCTACTCCCAGTCAGAGTTTCCAGTCTTTCTGTTTGTGTCCTCATGTGCCTAGTGTGATGATGGCTAACTGATGGCTAAATGCAGCTTTATGTGTCCCTGTATAACACAAATCTCACCTGTAGCTGGGAAAAGCACCGTGGACACTGTTGGATGCCAGGATTCCTGCATTGAGTGGCTTGAATTTCCTCTCAGCTGCCTCAGTGTTTCCCTGTAGAGCTGATACATCTTCCTCAGATCGTGATGTGAGGCCTTCTCAGTCGGCCTGGGTGCCTTGTCCATGCCCAGTGAGTTCAGGATCCCCGACTTAACCGCCTCCAGGAGCAGGACCCTCTTGCTTTCCATGTCAGGTGCGTCTTCCTGGGCGGTGTGAGGCCGGCCCTCCCCTGGGCTGGAGAGGAAGATAAGGATCAGcatgcaggagaggagacagtggaGTGAGCGTGACCTCAGCATGGTGAGCCTGCCAGGTAGGTTTGGTTTCTCAGTGGTGGAGCTCACTGGATGGGGTTTGTCTATGTTGTGAATGAATTTCTTGACAGCTTTCATTTATAGGGCTTGTTGCCACACCCCTGCATGGTCAGGTGCGCAGCACTCCTTTGATGGATTACAGGTAGAGCCATATGTCACATACCTAACTAGTATTTTGCAAGATTTTGTGGCATTGTGTTATAGGGTCACAGCATGCAAtaagtgaaatgaaaactgaatgaaCAGTGAGCCATTAAAAACTAGCAAAAAAAGATTATATACACAAACTGGAAGAGAAATAAATGACAATGAGTGAATAAAATACAGCAtagattttatgttttcagcATTTCGAATTACAAAACATCACTTTCACCACGAGCACTGGCTATAACATCAGGAGACTGTTaaactgttctgttttattcattttttattagaGGAAGTGGACAGAAGTGGACAAAATGGGAAACACAGGCTGACATACAATAAAGGGGTTGCGGGAAATTATCGAGTTACGTCATGAGTACATCGTGTGCAACTCAGCCCACTTGCCACTGGGATGGCCAGTTATGCGTCACTTGATCAAATAAATGAGCACATGCTCTATAGTGACCAGTCAGATGGAGGGGACCAGTGGGAAATTACACTAGCTCTTCCAGGGTTCATAATGACAATGTGACACTTTATTGACTCTCACAGGGAGCTGTCTCTTTTCCCTTGCCTCCGTCCACTTggtggtcagaggtcaggacCAGCCACAGAGTAGCAACTCTCCACTGTCTCGTTCATTTTCCAACAAGAGGCATGAGCCTGGCATTTCTAATTGACGGGACTCCCTAACTGTGAGTCCAAAGTTGGAAAAGTTCTCATTTCACTTAGGGTGCTCAGTCCCACCTCCCCAAGTTTTCATGACTTTATACACGTATACAAAGACAGGAAAGTGAGATTATTTGTTTGCATGCAGTCACACCAGATTTGATCCCATAAAGCCATGACTGCACTATGTGTGACGAGTTAGTGAGTGATCTGCTAACTTGATGAACGCCTACCCCAGTGTTCAATGAGCTGTGTCATTGTGACGATCTTAAAACGAGCCTTGACCACACTGACGAACAAACATCTGAAGATAAGACACActgataaacaaacagaaaaaactgtCTGGTCTACATGAGCGGCAACAGTCCCGAGTTTCAGTGACAAAGCAGAATTATCTCACTGTGTTATTACTGCAATCACATTATCACGTAATTGATGTCATGAGGGGATCTAACGTGGGCAtgatctcacttgtttccagtgataATGATCTTAATTTCCAACTTGGTTTGCTTcattttcctgaatcaagtgtcattctCTTGATACAAGTGAGCTATTCattcatatttgtatttgttcccAGAAATTTCCTGAGACAACTGAAATGgcgaaaacaagatttttacacAGAATATGAGAATGAACACCTTCtctaaaatggagattttttaaattgtttggaaacactttacaataagagtacaacaattaatgttagttaacattagttaatgccgtaatggttagttaactgttagttaatgattattatggcatttactaatgtcaataatatctacaataacccttagataacatataaattatgaacagcattagtacatgattcttagacacattagttaatggttaattaactgtaacttaatgtttatttcctgttacttaatgtttattatggcattaactaacgtaaattgttgtactcttattgtaaagcgTTACCAATTATTTTGTTGTTActattttactttaattttttgcAGTTTGAATGTACCCTGTGTTTATGATgatcaaaatatatttatgtaagaCATCTATTTTCAACATATACAATCCTGTCTATTGGGTGAAAAGGTAGTGGAAGCGTTCCTTTTGTTTGAGTAGTGTTTGTTTTGACAAGTCGAACAGCTAAACATAGCTAAACAATACCTTCATTCCATCTGCTTGCTGGATTTTTGCCAAGCAGTTATCAGCACAGCGTATTGTATGGACGTCCTCTACATCTAAACCCACTATCAGTGAACGGGGTCAGTGAACTGCAGGCCTACAGTATATGGTGTGCTGTCCCGGCCCTGTGACGTATCTCCCTGTGCGGCTG contains these protein-coding regions:
- the gdf15 gene encoding inhibin beta C chain, producing the protein MLRSRSLHCLLSCMLILIFLSSPGEGRPHTAQEDAPDMESKRVLLLEAVKSGILNSLGMDKAPRPTEKASHHDLRKMYQLYRETLRQLRGNSSHSMQESWHPTVSTVLFPATVEPIKVIWKSEEHPKTGQRLQWYRAIFHKNANLQTQLTLTRAELKISRQILDKHTPMQPERRQDIQVNVNGMKPINSAEVTHTDHANASSTQDVTLDIMPEVERWRSDADQSLVVDVGVAAGKRRDHTARLSIALEIDLLQSGPARSRRRPRSNKEDICDEEGYCCRKAINVSFKDIGWSDWVVAPASYTMHFCDGTCPHNYKPASMHTQVKSRLHQITKGGTPHPCCVPAAYEPMVLMHYDSQGKLKLTPFDDLIVSKCYCA